Below is a genomic region from Candidatus Acidiferrales bacterium.
TGCCGCCGTCTTTGATTTCATTTAGAATTGGTTTCCCTATAGAATCGCAGAAAACCAGGGCGCCGGTCTTGGTGGAAATTCTCACCTGTAATGAAGCCGTCTTTAGTACCAGGGTGTCGCCCGATTCTTGTGTCTCATATTTTACGGCAGGGAACTCCTGCGGTTCGACCATTAAACTTTGCACGGCGGGAAAGGAATCCGAATTCACTGCACTTACACGAATTATTCTGTCAGTGACGGGTACGACACGAATCAGCTTCGCGCCGTTCTTGACAGTATCTGTTACCGGAACAATAATTCCGTTTTTGGTCGGGCTATACTGTTTTTGGGCATATGCCGTCAAAAAGGTCATACTCAGTAAGAAAACCACAGACATTTTCATTTTATTCTACCTTTGCTCTTGGAGTTGAAAAAAATCGGACGAAACGATTTTGAAAGAATGTAGCAGTAGCTGCGCGACTCCTCATGAATTCAATTTACGCAATTCGAGTAAGAAATTAATGAGTTTGCAAATCAAACAAAATGATTCAAATGCATCCGTTCACAAAAGATTGACCTCAATATTATGGCCAGTACGAATCTTATCTTATTACTTCTCGACAAATTCCCGTTGATCCGCCTTATCTCCGAATTCTTAATGAAACAACTTTTTGTTCATTGTGCGGGCACGGTGGTGAGTTTATATTGATGCCATGAGAAGAACACTGACGGCAATTCTCCTTCTAACACTTGCATCTTTTACTTACTCGCAGAGTCTGCCCGTGCCTTCGGCAAGTACTGAAGAGCTTAACAAGCTCAGAATTGCCCAGGCTCTCGAGCAGGCAGGTGAATACGAAAAAGCCCTCGACTTTTATCTGCAGCTGCATCAATCGTCGCCGGACAACTTTGTCTACTTCGACGGACTCCGGCGAGTTTATATGAACTTGAAAAGGTACGAGAGCGCCAAGGAATTGCTGAATGATAGATTGCAGAGTGATCCGTCCAATGTTGTCATGTTGTGCCAGCTTGGCGATGCGTACTTCAAGAATGGCCAGCAGGACTCGGCATTGGTGATATGGAACAAAGCGCTGACAATTGATCCGAAAAATCCCAATGTTTATAAAGCAGTCGCAAACACGATGGCGGAGAATAGACTTTTTGACAAGGCGATAGATGTTTACCGAAACGGCGAGGTTAATTCCAATCAGACGTTTACGAATGAAATAGCGCGGCTTTATTTTCTTAACGCGAATTACGCCGGCTCATTACGCGAGCTCCTGAAGCAGCTAAAAACACAGCAAACCACCTATATCTTGTCAAACATAGAGGTGCAAATAGCATCGTACGGTTCGAGCAAGGAGGCTCTCAATCAGTTCACAGGCGAGATGGAAAAACAGGTTGTAGAAAACCCCGACAATAGAGACTACAGACGGCTGCTCAGCTTTATATATATGGAGAAAAAAAATTACGCCGCAGCTTATACGGCATACAAATGGCTCGACAACCATTCCAGTGCGCCCGGATCGGAGCTCCTCCAGTTTGCCGTCAGGGCATATAACGACGAGGCGTATGAAGTGGCATCGAACGCATATAAGGAAGTTTCTACTCTATCCAAAAACAATTCCATTGTCGTCCAGGGTTTGTACGGATATGCGAACTCGCTTCAGGAGCTCGGGGAGAATAAATATACCGAAGGCGACGGCCCATGTTCCACAACGGACACTTTAGCCGAACTTGATCAAGCCCTGTCGACATACGAAACAATCATAGAGCAATATCCGAATACGCAATTCTTGAGCTCCGCGGTTCTGAATTCTGTCGGCTTGAAGATGAAATATTTTCATGATTTCGCCGGCGCGGGAAAATTACTGTCCGACCACAGAGATCGCGCTGGCACCGATGATTGGACCATGGCACGTATCCGCTTGTGCATGATGGAAGGAAAATTTCAAGATGCCTTCAACACATCGTTAGGAGTCATCCAGTCGAGCCCAGCGGCGGACGAAAGCGTGCGTGATAAAATAAAATTTCAAGCTGCACTTGCCCTTTATTACCTGGGCAACTACGACAGCTCCGCTTTTTATTTAAGCGAGATAAGTTCCAATCCAATGTCCGACGCCGCTAATGATGCTATTCAGCTTTTGAATACGATTACAAACAACCGCGGCAACCCGGCGGCGCTGCGGGAATTCGCTTCTGCCTCGGCAATGGAAGAATCGGACAAAATTCCTGAAGCCGCT
It encodes:
- a CDS encoding tetratricopeptide repeat protein; the protein is MRRTLTAILLLTLASFTYSQSLPVPSASTEELNKLRIAQALEQAGEYEKALDFYLQLHQSSPDNFVYFDGLRRVYMNLKRYESAKELLNDRLQSDPSNVVMLCQLGDAYFKNGQQDSALVIWNKALTIDPKNPNVYKAVANTMAENRLFDKAIDVYRNGEVNSNQTFTNEIARLYFLNANYAGSLRELLKQLKTQQTTYILSNIEVQIASYGSSKEALNQFTGEMEKQVVENPDNRDYRRLLSFIYMEKKNYAAAYTAYKWLDNHSSAPGSELLQFAVRAYNDEAYEVASNAYKEVSTLSKNNSIVVQGLYGYANSLQELGENKYTEGDGPCSTTDTLAELDQALSTYETIIEQYPNTQFLSSAVLNSVGLKMKYFHDFAGAGKLLSDHRDRAGTDDWTMARIRLCMMEGKFQDAFNTSLGVIQSSPAADESVRDKIKFQAALALYYLGNYDSSAFYLSEISSNPMSDAANDAIQLLNTITNNRGNPAALREFASASAMEESDKIPEAASALEKILNEYPNVPLADNARFDLASDYCRMGNVDAALKNYSLLAEDSTGIFADRADLRICRIYQTTLRQNEKAISEYEDFLVRFPNSIYQNRVREILRNLLGEDS